From the Salminus brasiliensis chromosome 15, fSalBra1.hap2, whole genome shotgun sequence genome, the window CTATCTTCGCCCTGTGTGTCCACATCAGACACCTTCAGTCCATGAGGGTGGGAGAACGAATCTCCATCTTGGTCCTCTACGACCTGCCGGTGGAGACACTCCAGACTCTTTGCAGACTCCCTGTCTAACCCCAGGCAAGTCCCTCCAGGTTCAGATGCTCGGCGCCGACTGCAAGGATGTCCGTAAGACTTCTCTTCAACAGGAATGAGGGAGTACGATTTCTGCCTGTGCAAGGCCAAACATCGACCACTTTGCCCATAAAACAAAGACTTTGGCAGGGTGCTGTTCTCGCCTCCCGCTGTGTTACACGTGCTCTTCTGAATATATCTCCTTCCTCCGAGGTTTGTCCTGCGGAGTGAACATGACTGGTTGTGAAGCTCTCTCAGTTCTTTGACTGTTAGTGGTCTCTCCGAGGCAGGGTAATAAACTGACCTGCtgtgctgtgtctgcagcatGGCTTCTTGATAAGAAGGAGGGCTGGTAGATATTTGTCTAGATACTGAATTGCTTGACTCCAGACTTTGCTTCTCCTTGCTATGGCCCATCTTGAAGGAAACCTCACACTGTGGATCATCAGTGTCCTCATCTTCTAGGCCAATTTTGTCTTTTGACAAGGACAGTCTGTGGTCTCTCTTGAGCCAGGTGTTTGGATGCAGCCCATGTGTACTCCTTAGTTGGCTCCAGTCGAATTTCTCTTTGGGCGGAGATTCCTTAGGGGAAGGAACTGTTGGGCCTGGCGAAGGTATGGACACAATGCCAGGGGATCTGGGAGAACTAGTCACTATTGCCTTGAAGGTGCCAAGAGGCTGAGAGCAAGGTTTGGCAAAGTCAGCTGAGTGCTGAGAGAAAGCACTGTCCAAGGAGCTCATTGAAGAGCGTGTTGGAGAAGCCCCGGGAGAATAGAGACTTGAGCAGCTGGCGTCTAGATGCAGAGGGGGCGGCTTAAGTTGCTCTTTTCGTTGTCTAGGAACGGGCCTATCCTTCTGACCACTCTGGCTAGAGCTATCGTGTTTGTCCAACCTGAGATTTTTCAAATGCTTAGCAAACATCTCTGCATCGTTTTTGCCTTGGCTTGCGGCTCCGTCATAGCTGCCCTTTCGGTTTCCAAACCGCTCCAGGTATTTGCTCAAGGAGGAGGTCGAAGACCAGATGGCAGGCTCGGAACAGCGCCTCAACTGACGAATTCCCGGCTGCACGGAAGGTACCTCACAGGGGGAGCGGGGGCAAGGGGAGGACGGGCTCACCGCTGGGCTAGTTTTCACAGGATGGGCTAGTGGGGGAAGCAGGTGGTGTGTGGTTAGGGTGTTTtcttggtcaggctggtccaGGTCACAGTCACTCAGGGTGAGCACTGAGTCACAGCTGCGACTGTCCGGCTTCCCCCGCGACCTCTGCATGGGCTGGAAGGGGGATCCAGAATCGTCATTCAGTTCATTCTCAAGACTGTCATACGACGAGTCCGTCATCTGGTAAGAGGACACGTCTGCGCAGAAAGGGAAACAGGGTCAGGGAAAGAGTTGGTGAAGTTAATGAAAAGTATGCCCTGAGCTTGAGTCTAAACTTGAATTTTGGTGAGAAGAAATATTTACCTGACCCGTGACCGTCTATATTGCATCTTTGAGGAAAACCATCAAACAGGGTGGTCACATCCTCTCCCATTACTGCTGTGCAATTTTCGATCATTAACCGTGCCAAGTCACAAACCTGAGAAAGGGGCAATACCAAAATAACATGAATTTTCATTGTTATTTCATGGAACTATATATCATAACAGGTTTATTAGAACCCGTAAACAGTGGAAATGAAATGACAATTAATCCCAGGAAAGAACCAAGGGCTTAAAAGTTCATTGTTCCAGTTTGAGATCTCAAAGGTTAATTCTTTATAAGAAATGCCGAGTCGACCTGGAGGCCAGATTTGCTCAGAAAGCTCTTGTTTCCTAATCCTTGTTGATTAGAACAAGAATTCAACACACATTGAGTGGTGGAATGATGTCAGCAGGGGATGCTTAGTCTAGGTTTATTCTGGTTTGATTTCTGTTTGAACCCAACAGATGTGCATTAACGCTCTGCTTTGATTTctcagctgtttaccaaaatgTGTTCGCGGCCCATGTGTCttctgaggaaaaaaaaaaaagagtgtcaCCCATAAAAATGTCAAGGGCTGTTAGTGATTGGGAAAACATTCATTCACTTATTCAGAAACAAATAGCTCCAGTCCTGGTTAGTGTGCATACACGTTTTAGAGAGCAGTGTACAGTGTCACAAAAGCACCAATACTATACGATGCCATAACAGATGATGCACCTTTATCACACATCTCATCCCCATAAAACAGCAGTACATACAGGATCGTCTGAATTAAAACTTTGACATGTTATAAAATAGTCCTCAAAATAGTTGCTATCAAAGTGAAATGATAGTTGTCAAGTAACCAGACATAAAGTCTTCAGATTTATAGAGCAGTAATAGTGAGTGTAAATGTATTCCCACACAAAACAGTGTGTTCATGACCAAGACTAACTGGAAGGAAGAATTCCAGGCTTTTATTATTTCCTCATAGAAAAATAACTGTTATTGCagggcaacaacaacaacaaaaaccccACAAACAAATTCAGTCTAAGTTTAGCTGGAGCTTCCAATGGTTTACTCAGGCGACGTTGCGGCCAATGCTGCCAAGATCAGTGTCGTTGGGGAATGTGGAAATGTTGAAATTCAAAAACTCTCTGTGCTGAACAGCAACACACTGGCCACTACACGCATATCCAAACAAACCGCAAGAGGCGAGAGCTCCATCATAACGGATACTGTGAGAATGGCGCTGACCTCAAGAATCTGAAGGAAATGCTTGAAATATTTCCCAGTGAGCTGCTGCTTCCAGCAACTAGCtcaaaaacatctccaaaacaaaaacaaaatgtgtgAAAGACGATCTTCACACAAGGGAACAGATCCATGGGTGAAAAACGATGAGGTGACACGTTTATCAAATGTGTGTGATTCAACACAGAAGAGGGTACAAGCTTTtatttaggaaaaaaaaaaaaatctggacaTGGTCAATAAGAAGACCCTGCATATAACAGGTCTTTAAACAACAATAATTCCAAAATGACCTTTACCATAATAAAGCCTGAGGAAAAAGCCTGTTAAGGCCTAAAGATTATGGGGAGATTAATCTGACCCATTTTGTAATCTCAATTGATGGTGAATGCCATTTTGTCTGTACAAAACATTTTAGTATTAAATATGATTTATTATAAAGGTTCACTCCTGTTTTAGGGTAAAGATGCAATTTTTTTGCCTTGAGCCTTAGAATATTTGATCATATAAGGTGTCCTAGTAATAACAGCACTAGTGATGCACCAAAATGAAAATTTCTGACTGAAGTCAAAATGAAAATTCACAGCACACCTGTTAAGAAACAGTTTCTGAAACTTTCTGCAATTTGCAATTTTTGATATTTGCAATTTCATTTACGCATTTGAATAAAAAAGACTGTATGACTAAATACTCTGtcgtctgttttttttttttggtcatttcaaAACCTGTGGCTACAGATGCTGTTTGGGAGAGCTCACTGGGACTTTCCATTCTGCATCTGCTGTTTTGCTGTGCTCTGTGTATCAAGAATGTGATGTTCTGTAGTAAAATCGAACTAAAATTGAGACGTTtgtactttctttcttttgatcCTGATGACAATGTCATTCTAACCTGTATTTcagcctttttttctcttttggcCAAAAGCAAAAGTTTTGACTATTTTCAGCTGTGCCTGAAATTTCGGTGCAGCTACAAAACCAACCCAGTGACCTGGTAACCTGGATGGAAGACCAACCTACCTTTTTGGCACCTTCTCCTTCCATCTCAGGGCTGCTGGGAGCAGAAGAAGACAGCATGCTGGGAGCAATGCAAACGGCAAGATTGAAGGCATTCATCTGGTTGTCTTGAGCACGGAGCTGGATGTTATAGAGCACTGCCAGGACGTGCTTTAGGAGGACGATGTTCTCGGGAGGGAGAGAGGTCACCAAGCTGAAAGAGAGATACAAAGATTAATGAGCAATTAGGCTTTGAGCATTAGCTCTGGATTTCCAACTGAGATGCTGAGTCTCTCATTGAGAGGTAGTTTTGAAGTATTGAAGTACCTCTGAATGGCCTTTAACTGGCTGTCATCTGCTTCGTCAGACAAATCCATGGTGGCCATCCACCTCTCATAAAGATCTGACAGTAACAAGCTGCCCGGAATGCTCCGCAGGAAgtcctacattatgtacatagAGAAAACACTGGCAAATTCACAATACTGGAGTAAAAACTGGACTAAAATGTTCACAATGGGAGTAAACCTTGTACCAGATTACATCAATTCTACTCAAAGTGAATCATATCAGcgtgtttttaaaccacagggTTTTAACAGTGGAGTTCAGAAGTTCTGAAAAAACTCTGGAGGCAGTAACACGTTAATCACTTGACTGGCTAGAGTAATAGTTGAGAAAATCCTGAAAACCGCTGATATTTGCTTATGGTGATCCATGTAAAGTTGCATGTGCCACCTGTATAAATCTGATCATGCGATGCCACTCTTGAAGAGCACTTCTTAATTTGACTGACAGTTTCTCAGAACAGCTTAAGGGTATTTAACTGTAGAGAGGATTACATTTCTCATTACCTTTCTGAGGTGTAACACGATCACACAACATGACTCATAGAACACAGCTAAAGTACCAGCAGTGCAGAACATGTACAGTATGCATCACCGGCATGACTGAAAGATGAGTGTGACATGGCATACGCAACATTTCCCCTATTGTACTTCAGACAATGATGTGAAATAGAACACAGACCTTCAGGTGGACCAACTAATCTAGACCTCCCAGTCAGCACTGACAGAACTGAGAAATCCATGGATGTCCAGTTTTGGGCCAGCATGGCCTGACTTAAATTGGTCCATGAAATGATGTTATGTATAACCACATGAAATTCGCACATCCATCATAGAGACCAGTTAATGAGGAATCTTGACAGCCACTAAAAATCCACTAAAAAGTCTTAGTGGTTATATGAATTTAAGAGTCGGTTTCCAGGACAAGCCTAATCTTAGCCTTAACTGCCATGTCAAAGGTGAATCACTTTTGGAAATATGTTCTAGTCTAGGTTTAGGCTTAATTCTGGCCttgtcaaaaaaaaatcttttagtagggccaattaacccacccatacGTAACTCGCCCTAGCACTAGCCCTCCAAACACTGGATGGGTAAGGACATGCAAAGGCAGCCAACGCCTCTTCTTGCTCGACGTGCGACTTCGCTGACACGTCCCTGCTACACCATATCCTTTTTCATATCCTTTTACcgtctataataataatgtaataataaatatgtaataatacagtGGTATGCGGTATTGCCGTGGGTGGTCTTACTTTGTGTGGCGTGTATACAATCTCATCCTGCCTTAGTTTAAAACAGAAAAGTGACCAAATACAACATTCAGTTTGCTAGCTCAGATGCAGCTCCACCTAGTATCAGATAGCTTAGTGCACCAgctgttgactaactgctgagctaccgaCACAAGAGCAACAGAAAGGGTGATAGAAGAATGGTTCTGCAGTGGTTCTGCAGTGTTTtcaactgttttcaggcacatggTGGTAACGGTGGGCTTCAACCACATCTCATAAGGACTTTAATTAAGAGGCTTAAAAAATTAACAAATACTTCAAAAAAACATTATCACCGTTTTCTTTGGTAATGAGCACcccaggcaaaaaaaaaaaaagtagtcacATTGTTTCCTAATACTTGTTTACGTGTTCTCTTGCCAATTCTTTGACAGAGCCAATCCTGTCAGGTCAGGATTACACCAGTCTCTTTAGATAGTCCTGACCATTTTAGCCCACTAACTTTCCACTAACTGCAATTCATGGTTAAGCCGAACACACTGATGCTCTCATGTTCTCACCACAGGAAATGTTTTGTGTGGTTAAGGCAAGGGGAGACACCTGTGTACCTGCTCTGTTCACACATGGGCTCATGCAGACATCATCTGGACTCTACTAGGGGGCTGGCAGGATAAAGTCTGGGTAATGTCTGGACGTTTGCGTTCACACATACGGCTAATCGGGTAAGGAATTACCGTGCATATCTGAAAGGGTCTTGCCTGATTTAACAGCCAGGacactgattgactgactgctAAATATTCAATAGTAATTGCTaatactaatatactaataatttaGCACCTCCTTTTAAGTATCTACTTATTATTCAATAAGTAGTAATTATTCAATACTTACTAATTACTGAGTCcgtactaattatttagtacctgTTAAGTACACTGGCTGGCCAAAAaaaggtcacacacacataaccaaTCCATGTGTGAAAATGATGTCCCATGCTTCCTGAACCACTCTTTCACAATTTGAGCCAGATGTATCCTGGCATTGCCATCTTGTAATATGCCCGTGTTATCaggaagagaaaaaaatggTTGTTCGGTCTATTCAGGTAGTTGGTTGACCTCATTCTCTGGGCACGTAACATTGCTGAACCTGGACCTGACCAACTGCAGCAACCCCAGATCAAAGCACTGCCCCCACAGGCTAGTACGGTAGGCACTAGGCGTGATGAGGGCATCACTTCAGCCGCCTCTCTTCATACCCTGATGCGCCCATCAGGACAGACTTTTTAGACttatcagaccacatgaccttcttcCATTGTTTCTATTGACAGTCCAATTTCCGACAGTCCAATTAGTCTCACTGACAAGTGGTTTTCTTAAAGCTACACAGCTGTTTAGTCCCCTTTGCATTGTATATGTAAACATGCTCTTACGTTCACTATTAAACATTTCCCTGAGCTCTACTATTGTTTGTCTAACCACATTCCTTCCTTGAAGATGACTTTTTACACAGTTCCTAACCCGATTTTAGTAGTTTTAgaaatctccttttttttttctcggcTTGATGCATGCCAATAATTTGACCCTTCTGAAACATCTTTTCCATGATGTGTCTTCCCACATGTTTAACAAATGAAAAACTACTTACTGCATCAGTTACAGTTAAATAACTTgttgccagctgaaacaatatcaccATGCCATAATTATCCAATGGGAGGCTCTTACCTATTTGCTTTGTTAAATCCAGGTGGCTAGGCAGTGTATTTAGTAGCTACTagcttttaaataattatttaataaattatttagtacctactaattattaagcacctatgaattattcagtactaatTAATAAGATCTTAACATCTTAAAACCAAGCCTTATATTTCAGTTGTAATTTTAATTACATACAAATTATTTTGTATCTACAGATTATTCAAAAAGTGcctgctaattattcagtacttactAACTACTACGGATTTAGTGTCCAGctaattatttagtacataCTTACGATTCAaaaagtactaattattcagtactaatTCTGGCCAAATTTTACCTGTCAGAACCGAAACTGTTAATAGAGCAAGGGGAAACAAGTGGTAGAGAAAAAATGACGTTTGCGTTTTTTTCTGTGGGTTTATAGAAAAGCTTTTCCAGTAAGTCGGTTGGTCTAAACTCTGAACATGTGGGATGCATATGCCATATTTTCTgagacacacaaaaaaataaacagagaagaaagatgTCCCACAGATACATGATGTCTAGCAACAAACACACATCCATCCATACAAGCAATTAAACAACCATGGAACGGCGGAAATCAGTAGCCATAGACATGCATAGTACCTGCTAAACCTTATTTTGCATAGTCTATGCACAATTAGGTTTAGCAGGTGCTATGCATGTACTTTAGCAGGTACTTTATGttgaatgaatatatataatgCTGTAGGTTAAGTCCAATATTACAGAGTTACACTTGCCTTGAAGACGGCGGCAATCACAAAAATGGACTGACGGGCCAGCTGAATGTCCTGGAATCCAGAGTCCAGTATGTCTCTTAACTCCCTGCAGGCCTTGGCCCCGGCAGAGCGCCGGAAGATTCCCCGTGTGAAGGGCCCCTCCTGGAACAGAAACACCAGCATGtcctagatagatagatacagagagagagacagagagagaaaatataTAACAGCCAGATATAACATATATTATACACTACATGAAATGGACAAAATAGCATATTGTAATTTTACCACTACATATTGTCGTATGCACTAAATTATATAAACCACTTAAAGCAAAAGTAGCCATTTCTATATAGTGCTATGCTGTATAGTATACTGTGTAACTATATTTTATAGTTACAAGTGCAATAATAAatgcagtgcatccaacaataagggcAGTGTggtattaattttatatatgaACTTTTCCTGGTGATTCTTTCTGTATATAATTTGTTACAAAGGGAACCAAGACAGAGACTCAAGAAGTGTCCCAACTAAGTGGGGGgaatttacattccaataaaggttACTGATCACATGCCTCTgcagtttgactttttgcaccaaTACTTCACTTCAATCACATCATATTTTCCCTCCATGAAACACacgttaatgctcagtagtgcacatagatcctcctttaatatatttgatatgaaatgcattcattttcaatgggcagatctgcagctgaaacaggcagcctagtgcagcccaaattttttaacatcaacatttgaATTTTAAGAACATaagcctaagcttttggcctttgttttccttacattacttttacttttatactttatagCTTTATAGCTTAATAGCTTTGACTTTTACGTGAGTAAAAAGCTTGATAAACCCTTGTATCTACACTTTTatctgagtaatgaatgtgaagaCACCTTTGTGTAAGATTAAACACCATATGATATATGAAAACAACCACATATACATATCTGGAACACTTGAACCCAAACATACTTGAA encodes:
- the LOC140536096 gene encoding rho GTPase-activating protein 20-like; its protein translation is METMSPQQQINISQSRSSSLTEDTKMENKRRMKALSYRRQSAPSLVISKALTRSRTMSRENCLSPVCPETCLLVQSYLTPSRMFISHAYAQLKTGLQTQERHLFLFTDILLISKAKSSTNFKLKAQARVCEMWTANCMEEVCEGSTSPEQSFVMGWPTCNCVATFSSTEQKEKWLSLIKSRIKEEKEKDHPKTIPLKVYTKDFSYKTLAVSNSDNANEVIRLALQQFGIVGCVKDYQLWVSSRKDNSPYPLIGHEFPFSIQMSHIREPLGQTGDKSDATTSPDNEVELLFDQLQSDSQCQFILKPSRVAVGHSFVVDPDQKPFKRRRSLINWAFWRGSTTQLDDLPPSPLLPTTGRLFGLPLSVVCTDNSLPKPIMDMLVFLFQEGPFTRGIFRRSAGAKACRELRDILDSGFQDIQLARQSIFVIAAVFKDFLRSIPGSLLLSDLYERWMATMDLSDEADDSQLKAIQSLVTSLPPENIVLLKHVLAVLYNIQLRAQDNQMNAFNLAVCIAPSMLSSSAPSSPEMEGEGAKKVCDLARLMIENCTAVMGEDVTTLFDGFPQRCNIDGHGSDVSSYQMTDSSYDSLENELNDDSGSPFQPMQRSRGKPDSRSCDSVLTLSDCDLDQPDQENTLTTHHLLPPLAHPVKTSPAVSPSSPCPRSPCEVPSVQPGIRQLRRCSEPAIWSSTSSLSKYLERFGNRKGSYDGAASQGKNDAEMFAKHLKNLRLDKHDSSSQSGQKDRPVPRQRKEQLKPPPLHLDASCSSLYSPGASPTRSSMSSLDSAFSQHSADFAKPCSQPLGTFKAIVTSSPRSPGIVSIPSPGPTVPSPKESPPKEKFDWSQLRSTHGLHPNTWLKRDHRLSLSKDKIGLEDEDTDDPQCEVSFKMGHSKEKQSLESSNSVSRQISTSPPSYQEAMLQTQHSRSVYYPASERPLTVKELRELHNQSCSLRRTNLGGRRYIQKSTCNTAGGENSTLPKSLFYGQSGRCLALHRQKSYSLIPVEEKSYGHPCSRRRASEPGGTCLGLDRESAKSLECLHRQVVEDQDGDSFSHPHGLKVSDVDTQGEDSEPRFCLSPAATKAVRDYFSLHGGEDTQSNVKKSQEVALAVVHGKREWIRRCSDPRLEDFEKMLFAEESYV